One Oncorhynchus kisutch isolate 150728-3 linkage group LG13, Okis_V2, whole genome shotgun sequence DNA window includes the following coding sequences:
- the LOC109881265 gene encoding inward rectifier potassium channel 2-like produces MGAARVKRRFSAVVDGLVDEEEVIKLALSVADTARVGGSTGGSGSPTSLSPTHNRNGKALPLQGNGSNARRPSGALEAGGGEGSMKGGGRSGLRGGRCGSLGRRGEGCSSSDRDSTLSSPSSSSRRPTRRSRLRPRHRFVGKDGRCNVTFVNMSERGQRYLSDLFTTCVDIRWRWMLVIFCLSFLLSWLLFGFVFWLIAAAHGDFAIRLNPSSGASSGGGDESGAGAVVEVEETCFVQVNSFMAAFLFSLETQTSIGYGFRSVTEACPLAVMAVVLQCIVGCIIDAFIIGAVMAKIAKPKKRNETLLFSDTAVVALRDGKLCMMWRVGNLRKSHLVEAHVRAQLMKPRVTPEGEFLPLDNEDINVGFDTGTDRIFLVSPVTIVHEIDDESPFFEMDRRTLEGDAELEVVVILEGMVEATAMTTQCRSSYLASEILWGHRFEPVLFERKNCYQVDYSFFHRTYEIPSTPSCSAKELAEQMYIQGSRSSFCYENEVALQLVSPDNDPEGNPGGCPSSLTHRSSLSQPTHTN; encoded by the exons ATGGGAGCGGCGCGTGTTAAGCGACGTTTCAGTGCGGTGGTTGACGGGCTGGTAGATGAGGAGGAAGTCATTAAGCTGGCTCTGAGTGTTGCTGACACGGCCAGGGTGGGGGGGAGCACGGGAGGCTCAGGGAGCCCCACcagtctctctcccacacacaaccGAAATGGCAAAGCACTCCCCCTGCAGGGCAACGGCAGCAATGCACGGAGGCCCAGCGGAGCCCTGGAggcaggaggaggggaaggatcGATGAAAGGAGGAGGgcgctcaggactgaggggcgggAGGTGCGGAAGTCTGGGGAGAAGGGGGGAAGGCTGTTCGTCCTCGGACCGAGATTCAACACTGTCGTCCCCTTCCTCCTCAAGCCGCCGGCCCACCCGGCGCTCTAGACTCCGGCCCCGCCACCGCTTTGTGGGCAAGGACGGGCGCTGCAACGTCACCTTCGTCAACATGAGCGAGAGGGGCCAGCGTTACCTCAGCGACCTCTTCACCACCTGCGTGGACATCCGCTGGCGTTGGATGCTAGTCATCTtctgcctctccttcctcctctcctggctGCTCTTTGGCTTCGTCTTCTGGCTCATTGCCGCCGCGCACGGGGACTTCGCCATCCGCCTCAACCCCAGCTCGGGTGCCTCTTCCGGGGGAGGAGATGAGTCCGGAGCAGGGGCGGTGGTGGAAGTGGAGGAAACGTGTTTTGTTCAGGTGAACAGCTTTATGGCGGCCTTCCTGTTCTCCCTGGAGACGCAGACATCCATTGGTTACGGCTTCCGCAGCGTGACCGAGGCCTGCCCCCTGGCGGTGATGGCGGTCGTCTTGCAGTGCATTGTGGGCTGCATCATCGACGCCTTCATCATCGGAGCGGTCATGGCGAAGATCGCTAAGCCCAAGAAGCGTAACGAGACGCTGTTGTTCTCTGACACGGCAGTGGTGGCGCTGAGAGACGGGAAACTCTGCATGATGTGGAGGGTGGGGAACCTACGCAAGAGCCACCTGGTAGAAGCACACGTACGTGCACAGCTAATGAAG CCGAGGGTGACCCCAGAGGGAGAGTTCCTCCCGCTGGACAACGAGGACATCAACGTGGGATTCGACACGGGAACCGACCGCATCTTCCTGGTTTCCCCGGTAACCATCGTCCACGAGATCGACGATGAGTCGCCGTTTTTCGAGATGGACCGTCGGACTCTGGAGGGCGACGCGGAGCTGGAGGTGGTGGTCATTCTGGAGGGTATGGTGGAGGCCACAGCCATGACCACACAGTGTCGCAGCTCCTACCTCGCCTCCGAGATCCTCTGGGGTCACCGCTTCGAACCTGTGCTCTTCGAGAGGAAGAACTGTTACCAG GTGGACTACTCGTTCTTCCACCGGACCTATGAGATTCCCAGCACACCCTCTTGCAGCGCTAAAGAGTTGGCCGAGCAGATGTACATCCAGGGCTCACGCTCCTCCTTCTGCTACGAGAACGAAGTAGCCCTGCAGCTCGTCTCCCCTGACAATGACCCTGAGGGCAACCCTGGCGGCTGCCCCTCCTCCCTGACCCACCGATCCTCCCTCTCACAACCCACCCACACTAACTAG